In the Cydia amplana chromosome 14, ilCydAmpl1.1, whole genome shotgun sequence genome, one interval contains:
- the LOC134654223 gene encoding uncharacterized protein LOC134654223 — translation MAELKKLKIMRGQVKASMTRIEQFVNDPNSLNSASLESLEARKEKLASSLKDYEAIQLDILNLDDKDTEDAGDFENRYFSTIAKINETLRSLRGSATGQAAGVSSSKLPHVDIPVYNGSLRRGPLGFCAREEAVYSLYKLSR, via the exons ATGGCGGAGCTCAAGAAGTTAAAAATTATGCGCGGCCAAGTTAAGGCGTCAATGACTCGCATCGAGCAGTTTGTCAACGACCCCAATAGTTTAAATTCCGCCTCGCTGGAGTCCTTGGAGGCTCGTAAGGAAAAACTAGCCTCGTCCCTCAAAGATTATGAGGCAATCCAACTTGATATATTGAACCTTGATGACAAGGACACAGAGGATGCAGGTGACTTTGAGAACCGCTACTTTAGCACGATAGCTAAGATCAATGAGACTCTCAGGTCTCTACGAGGGTCAGCTACGGGTCAAGCTGCTGGAGTTTCTTCTTCGAAGTTACCCCATGTTGACATACCAGTGTACAACG GAAGCCTCCGTCGAGGACCGCTTGGCTTTTGTGCAAGAGAAGAAGCTGTGTACAGTTTGTATAAACTCTCACGCTGA